Genomic segment of Rhodococcus sp. W8901:
CGGCGTCGTCGTCGCAATGGCGCGCTGCATGTCGGCCACGGTAGCAGCCGAATCAGGCACGCGCATCAACTTTTTCGCATTGTTACCGCGGCGCCATGCGCAGCGCGCCGTCCATGCGGATGGTCTCGCCGTTGAGGTAGTCGTGCTCGGCGAGGAACTGCGCGAGCTGCGCATACTCGTCGGGCTTGCCGAGGCGCGACGGGAACGGGATGCCCGCCTCGAGGTTCTTGCGGTACTCGTCGGTGACGCCGGCGAGCATCGGGGTGTCGATGGTGCCGGGGGCGATGGTGTTGACGCGGATGCCGACCTGCGCGAGGTCGCGTGCGGCGGTGATCGTCATCGCGTGCACGCCACCCTTCGACGCGGTGTACGCGATCTGGCCGATCTGACCCTCGAACGCCGCCACCGACGCGGTGTTGACGATCAGGCCGCGCTGGCCCGAGTCGTCGACCGTCGGCAGGTGCTGCATCGCGTTCGCCGCCAGGCGCATCACGTTGAACGTGCCGAGCAGGTTGACGGTGATGACGGTGCGGAACAGTTCCAGGTCGTGCGGGCCGTTCTTCGACAGGATGCGGCCCGCCCAGCCGACACCGGCGCAGTTGACGACGATGCGCAGCGGCACGCCCGACTCGGTGATCTGGTCGATCGCCGCCTGCACCTCTGCCTCACTGGTGACGTCGGTGGGGATGAGGGTGACGCCGGCCGGCACGCTGTCGCCGGCGCGCTCGATGGACTGGGCCAGGTCCAGGCCGAAGACGGTGGCACCCGCATCGGCGAAGCGCTTGGCGGTGGCGGCCCCGAGACCGGATGCCGCTCCGGTGATCAGTGCCGCGGTTCCCTGGATTTCCACTGCTGTTCCCCTTCGGTCCGGGTCGGCCCTCATCGGCCGGCCGTGGTGATCTGCACCCTAACGCGGGGTGGTGG
This window contains:
- a CDS encoding SDR family NAD(P)-dependent oxidoreductase; amino-acid sequence: MEIQGTAALITGAASGLGAATAKRFADAGATVFGLDLAQSIERAGDSVPAGVTLIPTDVTSEAEVQAAIDQITESGVPLRIVVNCAGVGWAGRILSKNGPHDLELFRTVITVNLLGTFNVMRLAANAMQHLPTVDDSGQRGLIVNTASVAAFEGQIGQIAYTASKGGVHAMTITAARDLAQVGIRVNTIAPGTIDTPMLAGVTDEYRKNLEAGIPFPSRLGKPDEYAQLAQFLAEHDYLNGETIRMDGALRMAPR